A single genomic interval of Chrysemys picta bellii isolate R12L10 chromosome 8, ASM1138683v2, whole genome shotgun sequence harbors:
- the THOC3 gene encoding THO complex subunit 3, which translates to MALSPYVLAMQELFRANTRSREFPAHGAKVHSVAWSCCGRRLASGSFDKTASVFVLEKDRLVKENNYRGHGDSVDQLCWHPSNPDLFVTASGDKTIRIWDVRTTKCIATVNTKGENINICWSPDGQTIAVGNKDDVVTFIDAKTHRSKAEEQFKFEVNEISWNNDNNMFFLTNGNGCINILSYPELKPIQSINAHPSNCICIKFDPMGKYFATGSADALVSLWDVDELVCVRCFSRLDWPVRTLSFSHDGKMLASASEDHFIDIAEVETGEKLWEVQCESPTFTVAWHPKRPLLAFACDDKDGKYDSSREAGTVKLFGLPNDA; encoded by the exons ATGGCGCTCTCCCCGTACGTGCTCGCCATGCAGGAGCTGTTCCGGGCCAACACGCGGAGCCGCGAGTTCCCGGCGCACGGGGCCAAGGTGCACTCGGTGGCGTGGAGCTGCTGCGGCCGCCGGCTCGCCTCGGGCTCCTTCGACAAGACGGCGAGTGTCTTCGTGCTGGAGAAGGACCGGCTG GTGAAGGAGAACAATTACCGTGGCCATGGTGACAGCGTGGATCAGCTGTGCTGGCACCCGAGTAACCCAGACCTCTTTGTTACTGCATCTGGAGACAAAACCATCCGTATTTGGGACGTCCGCACCACTAAGTGCATCGCTACTGTGAACACCAAAG GagagaacattaatatctgctgGAGTCCTGATGGCCAGACCATTGCGGTGGGGAATAAAGATGATGTGGTCACCTTCATTGATGCCAAAACACATCGCTCCAAAGCCGAGGAGCAGTTTAAATTTGAGGTGAATGAGATTTCCTGGAACAATGATAACAACATGTTCTTCCTCACCAATGGCAATGGCTGCATCAACATCCTCAG CTATCCAGAGCTGAAGCCCATTCAGTCTATCAATGCTCACCCGTCAAACTGCATCTGCATCAAGTTTGACCCCATGGGGAAGTACTTTGCCACAGGAAGCGCAGATGCTCTGGTCAGCCTGTGGGATGTGGATGAGCTGGTGTGTGTGAGGTGCTTCTCCAG GCTGGACTGGCCCGTGAGAACCTTGAGCTTTAGCCATGATGGGAAGATGCTGGCGTCCGCGTCTGAGGATCACTTCATCGACATTGCTGAGGTGGAGACAG GGGAGAAGCTGTGGGAGGTGCAGTGCGAGTCCCCCACCTTCACGGTGGCCTGGCATCCAAAGAGGCCTTTGCTGGCCTTCGCCTGTGATGACAAAGACGGCAAATATGACAGCAGCCGGGAAGCAGGCACCGTCAAGCTCTTCGGCCTCCCCAATGACGCGTAA
- the SIMC1 gene encoding SUMO-interacting motif-containing protein 1 isoform X2, with amino-acid sequence MLPASCLLPGMCLQEVIDLTGEDVCSEAAVQDDFTVIDLTEVEEERPADFPRGGAGTAAGMQCASPPSLPALVDIKRERKEVADQGLGAPWDGAHEETKGTHLEGYFSPVSSCTRSVCDPELSSSTTTINSDLGSLASLLLDSDVFSFSPTSSNSSSASLDCSVAESRSTCQQREDPEHLPTSPAQSQSPGLSSCPPASTPRAPVQPLLETSNSVLTAVKQEPPEPAKPRPVNKAWLHKLRYFRRTPVHHLFLQGVVQDEESRQNAQLRAQPIPSRKLSMVSTTMEENFPKGTLQFLMDFVSCHHYPPKEIVSHVIRNILLSSETGEMLKDAYMLLMKIQMLHPATTTMVGWDWELLRYVMEEQEETLPGRFLFLQYVVQTLEDDFQLNLRLRFLQKSIAKEVLSCDRCFSNVKEVIEWLVAAVTGLGFSQPRKQQPKAPCPSESSRADCSISSPGPDSAQTDSETGQAEAVLPAFLSQKVVVLLQRMLSIAVEVDRSPNCSTNKIADVIFPYLVNIPLRSQREAFLNSMESQLLRCKVLELLFHHSCDMPASLPLSLSKILYFLGRHSLLLQYQDHEVTWQRWDEMLQHLILLLTSYRNVVLGHLRRSLSERMDLIISNAKPQLQDNDSITPVDIELHIKDFSSRLLQILGKPLPSQLKDKVCMLQALLLTAIST; translated from the exons ATGTTGCCGGCATCTTGTTTGCTGCCTGGCATGTGTCTACAG gaGGTCATTGATCTAACCGGGGAGGACGTGTGTTCGGAAGCGGCAGTGCAGGATGACTTCACTGTGATTGACTTGACCGAAGTGGAGGAGGAGCGTCCAGCCGACTTCCCCCGGGGTGGTGCTGGCACTGCTGCCGGCATGCAGTGTGCTTCGCCTCCCAGCCTCCCCGCCCTCGTGGACATAAAGCGTGAAAGGAAAGAGGTGGCAGACCAAGGCCTTGGGGCCCCGTGGGACGGAGCCCACGAAGAGACAAAGGGGACCCACTTGGAAGGCTACTTCTCCCCCGTCTCCAGCTGCACGCGCTCTGTCTGTGACCCCGagctcagcagcagcaccaccactaTTAACAGTGACCTGGGCTCCTTGGCCAGCCTCCTGCTGGACTCGGACGTGTTCTCCTTCTCGCCAACCAGCAGCAATAGCAGCAGCGCATCCTTGGACTGCTCCGTCGCAGAATCTCGCAGTACCTGCCAGCAAAGGGAAGACCCGgaacacctccccacctcccctgctcAGAGCCAGTCCCCAGGTCTCTCCAGCTGCCCCCCAGCAAGCACCCCCAGGGCTCCAGTGCAGCCTTTGCTGGAGACAAGTAACTCAGTGCTGACTGCAGTGAAGCAGgagccccccgagccagccaaaCCACGGCCTGTCAATAAGGCCTGGCTGCATAAACTGCGGTACTTCAGGAGGACTCCAGTGCATCACCTTTTCCTCCAGGGAGTGGTGCAGGATGAGGAATCCCGCCAG AATGCACAGCTGAGGGCACAGCCCATCCCTAGCAGAAAATTGAGCATGGTATCTACCACCATGGAGGAGAACTTCCCCAAGGGGACCCTGCAGTTCCTAATGGACTTCGTGTCCTGCCACCATTACCCTCCAAAGGAGATTGTGTCCCATGTGATCAGGAATATCCTACTGAGCTCAGAGACTGGGGAGATGCTGAAGGATGCCTACATGCTGCTGATGAAAATTCAAAT GCTTCATCCGGCTACCACCACAATGGTGGGATGGGACTGGGAGCTGCTACGGTATGTCATGGAAGAGCAG GAGGAGACGCTCCCAGGGCGCTTTCTGTTCCTGCAGTACGTGGTGCAGACCCTGGAGGATGATTTCCAGCTGAACCTGAGGCTGCGCTTTCTGCAGAAATCCATTGCCAAGGAGGTGCTTTCCTGTGACCGGTGCTTCAGCAACGTCAA GGAGGTGATTGAGTGGCTGGTTGCTGCTGTTACTGGACTTGGATTTTCCCAGCCCCGAAAGCAGCAGCCGAAAGCACCATGTCCATCAGAGTCATCAAGGGCAGACTGTAGCATCTCCTCACCTGGGCCAGACTCAGCACAGACCGACAGTGAAACTGGGCAAGCAGAGGCCGTCCTACCGGCTTTCCTTTCCCAAAA GGTGGTGGTGCTTCTCCAGAGGATGCTGTCCATAGCCGTAGAGGTGGACAGGTCTCCCAACTGCAGCACCAATAAGATTGCCGACGTGATATTTCCGTACTTGGTGAACATTCCTCTGAGGAGCCAAAG GGAGGCCTTTTTAAACAGCATGGAGAGCCAGCTCCTGCGCTGCAAAGTGCTGGAGCTCCTGTTCCACCACAGCTGTGACATGCCAGCCTCCCTGCCCCTGTCTCTGAGCAAGATCCTGTATTTCCTGGGCCGCCATTCGCTGCTGCTACAGTATCAG GACCACGAAGTAACGTGGCAGAGATGGGATGAGATGCTTCAGCACTTGATTTTACTGTTGACAAGTTACCGCAACGTTGTGCTGG GGCACTTAAGAAGGTCACTCAGCGAGCGGATGGATTTAATCATTTCAAATGCCAAACCCCAGCTCCAGGATAACGACAGCATCACCCCCGTGGACATTGAGCTGCATATCAAGGACTTCAGCAGCCGGCTGCTGCAGATCCTGGGGAAGCCCCTTCCCTCACAGCTCAAGGACAAGGTGTGCATGCTTCAAGCGCTGCTGCTCACCGCCATCTCCACGTGA
- the SIMC1 gene encoding SUMO-interacting motif-containing protein 1 isoform X1 — protein sequence MAEGVIRLSDSGSEGGRSPPRRKRRRLPQRRAEVIDLTGEDVCSEAAVQDDFTVIDLTEVEEERPADFPRGGAGTAAGMQCASPPSLPALVDIKRERKEVADQGLGAPWDGAHEETKGTHLEGYFSPVSSCTRSVCDPELSSSTTTINSDLGSLASLLLDSDVFSFSPTSSNSSSASLDCSVAESRSTCQQREDPEHLPTSPAQSQSPGLSSCPPASTPRAPVQPLLETSNSVLTAVKQEPPEPAKPRPVNKAWLHKLRYFRRTPVHHLFLQGVVQDEESRQNAQLRAQPIPSRKLSMVSTTMEENFPKGTLQFLMDFVSCHHYPPKEIVSHVIRNILLSSETGEMLKDAYMLLMKIQMLHPATTTMVGWDWELLRYVMEEQEETLPGRFLFLQYVVQTLEDDFQLNLRLRFLQKSIAKEVLSCDRCFSNVKEVIEWLVAAVTGLGFSQPRKQQPKAPCPSESSRADCSISSPGPDSAQTDSETGQAEAVLPAFLSQKVVVLLQRMLSIAVEVDRSPNCSTNKIADVIFPYLVNIPLRSQREAFLNSMESQLLRCKVLELLFHHSCDMPASLPLSLSKILYFLGRHSLLLQYQDHEVTWQRWDEMLQHLILLLTSYRNVVLGHLRRSLSERMDLIISNAKPQLQDNDSITPVDIELHIKDFSSRLLQILGKPLPSQLKDKVCMLQALLLTAIST from the exons ATGGCCGAGGGCGTCATCCGCCTCAGCGACTCGGGCTCGGAGGGCGGCCGCTCCCCGCCCCGCCGGAAGAGGCGGCGGTTGCCCCAGCGACGCGCG gaGGTCATTGATCTAACCGGGGAGGACGTGTGTTCGGAAGCGGCAGTGCAGGATGACTTCACTGTGATTGACTTGACCGAAGTGGAGGAGGAGCGTCCAGCCGACTTCCCCCGGGGTGGTGCTGGCACTGCTGCCGGCATGCAGTGTGCTTCGCCTCCCAGCCTCCCCGCCCTCGTGGACATAAAGCGTGAAAGGAAAGAGGTGGCAGACCAAGGCCTTGGGGCCCCGTGGGACGGAGCCCACGAAGAGACAAAGGGGACCCACTTGGAAGGCTACTTCTCCCCCGTCTCCAGCTGCACGCGCTCTGTCTGTGACCCCGagctcagcagcagcaccaccactaTTAACAGTGACCTGGGCTCCTTGGCCAGCCTCCTGCTGGACTCGGACGTGTTCTCCTTCTCGCCAACCAGCAGCAATAGCAGCAGCGCATCCTTGGACTGCTCCGTCGCAGAATCTCGCAGTACCTGCCAGCAAAGGGAAGACCCGgaacacctccccacctcccctgctcAGAGCCAGTCCCCAGGTCTCTCCAGCTGCCCCCCAGCAAGCACCCCCAGGGCTCCAGTGCAGCCTTTGCTGGAGACAAGTAACTCAGTGCTGACTGCAGTGAAGCAGgagccccccgagccagccaaaCCACGGCCTGTCAATAAGGCCTGGCTGCATAAACTGCGGTACTTCAGGAGGACTCCAGTGCATCACCTTTTCCTCCAGGGAGTGGTGCAGGATGAGGAATCCCGCCAG AATGCACAGCTGAGGGCACAGCCCATCCCTAGCAGAAAATTGAGCATGGTATCTACCACCATGGAGGAGAACTTCCCCAAGGGGACCCTGCAGTTCCTAATGGACTTCGTGTCCTGCCACCATTACCCTCCAAAGGAGATTGTGTCCCATGTGATCAGGAATATCCTACTGAGCTCAGAGACTGGGGAGATGCTGAAGGATGCCTACATGCTGCTGATGAAAATTCAAAT GCTTCATCCGGCTACCACCACAATGGTGGGATGGGACTGGGAGCTGCTACGGTATGTCATGGAAGAGCAG GAGGAGACGCTCCCAGGGCGCTTTCTGTTCCTGCAGTACGTGGTGCAGACCCTGGAGGATGATTTCCAGCTGAACCTGAGGCTGCGCTTTCTGCAGAAATCCATTGCCAAGGAGGTGCTTTCCTGTGACCGGTGCTTCAGCAACGTCAA GGAGGTGATTGAGTGGCTGGTTGCTGCTGTTACTGGACTTGGATTTTCCCAGCCCCGAAAGCAGCAGCCGAAAGCACCATGTCCATCAGAGTCATCAAGGGCAGACTGTAGCATCTCCTCACCTGGGCCAGACTCAGCACAGACCGACAGTGAAACTGGGCAAGCAGAGGCCGTCCTACCGGCTTTCCTTTCCCAAAA GGTGGTGGTGCTTCTCCAGAGGATGCTGTCCATAGCCGTAGAGGTGGACAGGTCTCCCAACTGCAGCACCAATAAGATTGCCGACGTGATATTTCCGTACTTGGTGAACATTCCTCTGAGGAGCCAAAG GGAGGCCTTTTTAAACAGCATGGAGAGCCAGCTCCTGCGCTGCAAAGTGCTGGAGCTCCTGTTCCACCACAGCTGTGACATGCCAGCCTCCCTGCCCCTGTCTCTGAGCAAGATCCTGTATTTCCTGGGCCGCCATTCGCTGCTGCTACAGTATCAG GACCACGAAGTAACGTGGCAGAGATGGGATGAGATGCTTCAGCACTTGATTTTACTGTTGACAAGTTACCGCAACGTTGTGCTGG GGCACTTAAGAAGGTCACTCAGCGAGCGGATGGATTTAATCATTTCAAATGCCAAACCCCAGCTCCAGGATAACGACAGCATCACCCCCGTGGACATTGAGCTGCATATCAAGGACTTCAGCAGCCGGCTGCTGCAGATCCTGGGGAAGCCCCTTCCCTCACAGCTCAAGGACAAGGTGTGCATGCTTCAAGCGCTGCTGCTCACCGCCATCTCCACGTGA
- the SIMC1 gene encoding SUMO-interacting motif-containing protein 1 isoform X3 — MQCASPPSLPALVDIKRERKEVADQGLGAPWDGAHEETKGTHLEGYFSPVSSCTRSVCDPELSSSTTTINSDLGSLASLLLDSDVFSFSPTSSNSSSASLDCSVAESRSTCQQREDPEHLPTSPAQSQSPGLSSCPPASTPRAPVQPLLETSNSVLTAVKQEPPEPAKPRPVNKAWLHKLRYFRRTPVHHLFLQGVVQDEESRQNAQLRAQPIPSRKLSMVSTTMEENFPKGTLQFLMDFVSCHHYPPKEIVSHVIRNILLSSETGEMLKDAYMLLMKIQMLHPATTTMVGWDWELLRYVMEEQEETLPGRFLFLQYVVQTLEDDFQLNLRLRFLQKSIAKEVLSCDRCFSNVKEVIEWLVAAVTGLGFSQPRKQQPKAPCPSESSRADCSISSPGPDSAQTDSETGQAEAVLPAFLSQKVVVLLQRMLSIAVEVDRSPNCSTNKIADVIFPYLVNIPLRSQREAFLNSMESQLLRCKVLELLFHHSCDMPASLPLSLSKILYFLGRHSLLLQYQDHEVTWQRWDEMLQHLILLLTSYRNVVLGHLRRSLSERMDLIISNAKPQLQDNDSITPVDIELHIKDFSSRLLQILGKPLPSQLKDKVCMLQALLLTAIST, encoded by the exons ATGCAGTGTGCTTCGCCTCCCAGCCTCCCCGCCCTCGTGGACATAAAGCGTGAAAGGAAAGAGGTGGCAGACCAAGGCCTTGGGGCCCCGTGGGACGGAGCCCACGAAGAGACAAAGGGGACCCACTTGGAAGGCTACTTCTCCCCCGTCTCCAGCTGCACGCGCTCTGTCTGTGACCCCGagctcagcagcagcaccaccactaTTAACAGTGACCTGGGCTCCTTGGCCAGCCTCCTGCTGGACTCGGACGTGTTCTCCTTCTCGCCAACCAGCAGCAATAGCAGCAGCGCATCCTTGGACTGCTCCGTCGCAGAATCTCGCAGTACCTGCCAGCAAAGGGAAGACCCGgaacacctccccacctcccctgctcAGAGCCAGTCCCCAGGTCTCTCCAGCTGCCCCCCAGCAAGCACCCCCAGGGCTCCAGTGCAGCCTTTGCTGGAGACAAGTAACTCAGTGCTGACTGCAGTGAAGCAGgagccccccgagccagccaaaCCACGGCCTGTCAATAAGGCCTGGCTGCATAAACTGCGGTACTTCAGGAGGACTCCAGTGCATCACCTTTTCCTCCAGGGAGTGGTGCAGGATGAGGAATCCCGCCAG AATGCACAGCTGAGGGCACAGCCCATCCCTAGCAGAAAATTGAGCATGGTATCTACCACCATGGAGGAGAACTTCCCCAAGGGGACCCTGCAGTTCCTAATGGACTTCGTGTCCTGCCACCATTACCCTCCAAAGGAGATTGTGTCCCATGTGATCAGGAATATCCTACTGAGCTCAGAGACTGGGGAGATGCTGAAGGATGCCTACATGCTGCTGATGAAAATTCAAAT GCTTCATCCGGCTACCACCACAATGGTGGGATGGGACTGGGAGCTGCTACGGTATGTCATGGAAGAGCAG GAGGAGACGCTCCCAGGGCGCTTTCTGTTCCTGCAGTACGTGGTGCAGACCCTGGAGGATGATTTCCAGCTGAACCTGAGGCTGCGCTTTCTGCAGAAATCCATTGCCAAGGAGGTGCTTTCCTGTGACCGGTGCTTCAGCAACGTCAA GGAGGTGATTGAGTGGCTGGTTGCTGCTGTTACTGGACTTGGATTTTCCCAGCCCCGAAAGCAGCAGCCGAAAGCACCATGTCCATCAGAGTCATCAAGGGCAGACTGTAGCATCTCCTCACCTGGGCCAGACTCAGCACAGACCGACAGTGAAACTGGGCAAGCAGAGGCCGTCCTACCGGCTTTCCTTTCCCAAAA GGTGGTGGTGCTTCTCCAGAGGATGCTGTCCATAGCCGTAGAGGTGGACAGGTCTCCCAACTGCAGCACCAATAAGATTGCCGACGTGATATTTCCGTACTTGGTGAACATTCCTCTGAGGAGCCAAAG GGAGGCCTTTTTAAACAGCATGGAGAGCCAGCTCCTGCGCTGCAAAGTGCTGGAGCTCCTGTTCCACCACAGCTGTGACATGCCAGCCTCCCTGCCCCTGTCTCTGAGCAAGATCCTGTATTTCCTGGGCCGCCATTCGCTGCTGCTACAGTATCAG GACCACGAAGTAACGTGGCAGAGATGGGATGAGATGCTTCAGCACTTGATTTTACTGTTGACAAGTTACCGCAACGTTGTGCTGG GGCACTTAAGAAGGTCACTCAGCGAGCGGATGGATTTAATCATTTCAAATGCCAAACCCCAGCTCCAGGATAACGACAGCATCACCCCCGTGGACATTGAGCTGCATATCAAGGACTTCAGCAGCCGGCTGCTGCAGATCCTGGGGAAGCCCCTTCCCTCACAGCTCAAGGACAAGGTGTGCATGCTTCAAGCGCTGCTGCTCACCGCCATCTCCACGTGA